A genomic stretch from Telopea speciosissima isolate NSW1024214 ecotype Mountain lineage chromosome 7, Tspe_v1, whole genome shotgun sequence includes:
- the LOC122666662 gene encoding glutathione S-transferase TCHQD translates to MQLYHHPYSLDSQKVRLALEENDMDYTSFHVNPLTGKNMESSFFRMNPTAKLPVFKNGSHIIYDTIEIIQYIERVTLVSSGVDHNSVNSREVNEWMQKIQNWNPEIFTLSHIPGKYRIFVSKFIRRVIIARMAQCPDLASVYHLKLKAAYETEDKLKDPYVLKQGEEQLVQLLDDVETQLNETTYLAGDEFTMADVMLIPVLARIMLLNLEDEYILCRPNITKYWEVVKQRPSYGKVIGRYFTGWRKYRTLFKTFCFLCIRSVLRRY, encoded by the exons ATGCAGCTGTATCATCATCCATACTCCTTGGACAGCCAGAAGGTGAGGCTTGCTTTGGAAGAGAATGACATGGATTACACATCATTCCATGTCAATCCTCTCACAGGAAAGAACATGGAATCATCTTTCTTTCGCATGAACCCAACTGCAAAACTGCCTGTTTTCAAGAATGGTTCTCACATCATCTATGATACTATTGAGATAATACA GTACATAGAAAGAGTGACACTAGTCTCTTCGGGTGTTGATCATAATTCCGTTAATAGTAGAGAAGTCAATGAATGGATGCAAAAGATACAAAATTGGAACCCTGAGATATTCACACTCTCTCACATCCCTGGCAAGTACCGGATTTTTGTTTCCAAATTCATAAGGCGGGTAATAATTGCTCGAATGGCTCAGTGTCCAGATCTAGCTAGTGTCTACCATCTAAAGCTTAAAGCTGCGTATGAGACAGAAGACAAGTTGAAAGATCCATATGTGTTGAAGCAGGGTGAGGAACAGCTGGTTCAACTTCTTGATGATGTGGAGACACAGCTGAATGAGACGACATATCTGGCAGGTGATGAGTTCACTATGGCCGATGTTATGCTGATTCCTGTTCTGGCTCGCATTATGCTTTTAAATTTGGAAGATGAGTATATTCTTTGCAGGCCTAACATAACAAAGTATTGGGAGGTTGTGAAACAGAGGCCTAGTTATGGGAAGGTGATAGGGAGGTATTTTACAGGATGGAGAAAATACAGAACGCTGTTCAAAACCTTCTGCTTCCTTTGCATCAGAAGTGTACTTAGGAGATACTGA